GAGACTAACAGTCAATAGTCGCCCGGAGGATAAGCTGCCAGCTGTCTGATGCTCCTTTGACAGCTGCGACAATTTCACAAGGTCAGAAGCACGGACAGTTTGATAGTATAGTACGTATCAATAAAAGAGCCCTTCTGTCACCAGGTATACCGGGCAGAGGACATATCGGCAAGATTTAAGGCCCCATGAACGATAATGCAGGTCATTGATGCGCTCCTTCACAACCGGAAATAGTCGAGACAATTTCAGACTTAGCTTCCTGACTAGTCGACGAGGGctcgacagcctcgaccCGATCATCCGGCTGTGCATCTCCTGATCGGCTCGTATACTAGCTTTAGTCTTGACCACAAAGTACAAACTCAACCCGTCTCAAGACCTGGAGTAACCGCCGACAAAGAAAGTCAATACTAAGCCTAGACACTAGCCGAGAAAGCGGTCGTCATTTCGCTCCAattccaacttccaagctCGGCTATTCTGTTCTTGTGAAGAGCCAGGCTTTCCATCCCCACGAAACCACTCACCAACGCAATGTTGCAATTTCTTTGTTGTTGGCTGCGGGGAGCGAAGACCTGACTCTGTGATAGGTTAGTTTGAGTGTGATAGCTCAGCTCCTTCGGCCGCTTCGCCCGCTATCACAGCTTCAGGCGCGAAGGATTTCCGCTAGGCGACCGTGCTGGTTGTCAATCAGGGACGAACACTGCCCTGGCACCCATCATTGGCGGAAGGGCCAGAGCGGCACGTTGGACTTCTTCGATCGACAAAAATTTCGAGGGAACGAACTACacaagaagatgaggacttGAAGAACAGGGATGGGTTGTGCGCTATACTCGTCACCGCACATGCGTTTGATCACGTTGAAATGTGACTTCGAatcgtctttctttctcaATCACTATTAGTAACGACTTCTGAAATTCCCAACGACCCTGTAATCAACCCTGTTCATATGAGGAACTCGATCCTATCCATGTGCGGTCCGCATCTCTGCATATGCACCCCAATCACAATATGGAGTACCGATCAGCCAAATCTCAATTGCCAAACCATCTCTCTTGCGAATCAACATTCATAACAGCCCTCTTCGTCCGGCGTCCCAAACACGACAAACCATTTTAAAGCCCTTAAGCATCACTCATTTCCTCATCTTTCACAAACCCCGCtccaccatcttccaaaTTCTCCTCAGCATTGTCAAGCTGAGAATCCTTCTCCTTtgccttcaccttcttcctcgctgaTCCTGCCTTCGGCGccaccttcctcttcttcgacggAGACGGGGTGGCAGGCTCAGCCAtatcttcatcgtcatcctcctgctcaccagcaccagcacccaaGTTGAGTTTACCATCAACCAGACCGCTCTcaatctgcttcttcagACGACTGTAGCGCATGCGGGCAGCAGGAACCTTGAGGCCTGCTGCGGCGCCAACAGCTTCGTAGTTTATCTGTAATGCAGGTGAGTGTTAGTGGTTGTTAGATTCCATATGCGTGTATGTTGGTGGAATGGAATGGTGTGGCTCTGGGAGCTTGTCAGGCTGTACTTTATTTTGCTTACCTTGGTCATGTCGGAGTTCACCAAGCAAAGATAGAGGAACATGAGTCCTGCATCGGGAAGGGAAGCGGCAGGCATTGTTActgttttttcttcttctctttttaGATGGTAGATGCGTGGGAACGTAAGGTGTGTTTGATGTTTGCTTCTCTAAGTTGGATGTAGAGAAAAAAGTAGATGTAGTGTTGAGGTAAGTTCAGAGAATGGGGATAGGAACAAAAGGTCAACAAGGTAGATATCCTGTACACAGTAGAGGTGTTTGTGTTATCAGGAAtacagaagaagagaaaggaagataAAGAAGAACTGAATAGTAAATTATATTGTTAAGTGAGGATAGTAACACTGACTGCGACATGCACCTGGAAACAAACACATATCAGTGTTTTTATATCTGTTACTTATTTGTCTATTCATGATGGACTTGAGGGACATTGTATTGCTCTCCTTGATGTCTTTCACCCTATCAATTatttctgttgctgttgtagCCTAGATTCAGATATCAGCTTAACGAACAGTTCCTCTACCTACTTCAACAACTGGTATTATTACTTTACCAGTAGAGTATAGTAGAGTATATCAAGAAATTCGGACGAACAATATATACCTTCCAACCAACGATGTACTGTGTCCCCTGACCTGGATAGGCTCCCCAAACAAGCTGAGTGGAGGAAAGGATTACTTGTGTAGACCGGCGTCCCTCTTCCCCGCAGCATTTGACTTCGTGTGCCTGAACCCAGAATATTCCTCAGGCGCATCAAATTATTTCATTGGATTTGCTCCAACACGCCCAATTCTTTCTCTGCTGTCCACAAACAGCCCTGATCTCATAGGAACCCCGCTATTGGCACGCCTATGATAGGTGCACATAAGTTCGAGCAGAGTTGATAGTAACAAGGTGCGTCTGCTGAAACTTGAGACTCACACTGCTCATGCCGAGAAAGCTTTTACCCAGTTAATTTTGGATTCGGGCCAAGATGAAGGTCGCAATCCAGCCTTATGACCCCGACTGGCCCTTGAAATTCCGAGAGATACAAGCCCAGCTTTTTGATATCCTCCATAAGGTGGACATTATATCTATCGAGCACGTAGGAAGCACCTCCATTCCTTCGCTCATGGCCAAACCTGTTCTGGATATCGATATTATAATCCCTATTTCTTCCCTTGAGGCTGCACGTAGTGCTCTCAAAGGCGCAAAATATTATGATTGTGGCGAAATGAATGTCCCAGGTCGGTTTGCGTTCCGACAGCCGGGATATGGGAAGCTCGATGCGGCTCATGGGAGAGGCAGAAACGGGGAGCTACGATATAACACCTACCTTATGATTCAAGGATGTGTAGCCTTGAGGAACCATCTCGACGCGAAGCGAGTATTGTTGGAAAATCAAGACCTACGCGAAGAATACGCGAGTGTCAAGAACAAGCTGAAAGAGACTGAGTTTGAAAATATCGGCCAATATGCCTCTGGAAAGACAGATATTCTCTGCAAGATCTTGAGAACAGCCGGGTGGAGCGAGGAAGATCTAGATCCAGTGATTAAAGCCAATAGCTAAAGTATCATTTCACGGCTCTCTTTCAAAGCGAAGTTCCTCTACGCGCCTAAGCGTTGGTCAAAGTTTCTGCGTCCAAATAGCTCCTTTACTACGTAAACAGGTCTTATTAGGTCTCAGCCTTCTGGGGACTCGTCAATGTTGACGAGAAGACTGGCTTTGTATCAAATCATGACGATCACACCTTCTGTAGGAATTCTCAATGCTGTATTGAGCGTAATATTCTAGCACTTCTCGATAATGACTCTGCAAAAGGATAGGTGCCAGGGAAAAGGAGTCTGGAGATGAGCCCCGGATGGCGGCCTTCTAAGGTATAGGAATCATTGAGAtcaataatattcttaaatgCGTGAATACATGGCAGTTGTATTGCATTACGTAGAATCCCCATTCGATAACCCAGCGAAACGCATCGCTGATTCCCGAACAGCCTCTGCGAGGACCGAGTGTGCTCCTCGCGCTGCATCCACAGCGCCGTCTATCAAAGTTTCGTGACTCAGGCTCCGGTCTACTGTCCCAACCGCCGCTTTTGAATTGTCGCCCTTCAGCCAGAGCTCAGTGATTTCATCCCGCGCAGGCATATAAGCAACCACACAAGCCGATAATATTGATCGATGCTCTGCCGGATCCGTGTCAAGCATCAACTTTGGAGCAGAGGTGCTCCCATCGGCATGTTCATCAGCAACCACGGCAGCCACACCTCCAGCGACAAGATCAAGACAATCAATACGAGCATCAGAAATAGCCGCAGAAGCAGCCGTGATGCATCCAGCGAGAACATTCATCATCCCCCATGCCGCATCATGGGAGTCGGGTGCGTCTGCCCACCACCGGTCATCCTCCGCTTCTAGGATTGTGATGGTGATATCGAGGCCACTCTTTGGCCATCTTTCTGCGACAATCACGCCCCGGAGAGCGGTTTCTAAGTGTACGCCGAGATCACGTTCGCTGGCGTCGCGGATATGCCCTTTGCGCTTGCGGGCGGCGAATGGTGCGTATTTGACGTGAGTGGTGAGAACGAGATTCGGAGAGAATGTTGCGGATCGAGGGAGTGGCTTAGGTCCATGTACTGTGCATGCCAGTTTCAGGGACGAAGAAGGTGGTATTAAGGATTTAGGTGATGTCCGCGCAGCGGAGAGAGAGGCTGATGGTTCGAATTCAAGGTAGGAGGACCCAGACGCAGAAGGGATGAGACCGGTTTTAAGGACTGGATAGAAAGTGTAAGCTTAGTCCAGGAAGGCAGAAATTATGTATCCTTACAGATCTTTCGCAGCTCATTCGGCTGCCTTTGTCGTTGTGGTCGCTCTGCCGTAGTGGTAGTGGACTCGATGGAAGAGGCGAAGACTGGAGGCCGAGTGCCGCCAGACGGCCCATTGATTCTTCGTCTGTCAGTCATTACACATGTCTCAGCTCGCCCGTAGTTCCTTGAGCGACCGAATGCGATCGAAAAGAAATAGGCAGCATGAAGTCTCGAAAGCTGCCGTCGCAGCCAAAAGCGGAATCTACAATTTTGAGAGTGTTTGCACTGTTTGGACTGGTGGAGTCGGCGCTTAGCTCGTCTGcccttttatattttttcttcctcccgcttgactttctcttcttcttcttcccacaCACAAGCACTCGAGCTCTCGACAGCTTGCCCTTCAAATGGTGGAAGGCAGCTTCTGCAGCTTTTTGCTTCTTGAAACAATCAACCCTGCAACCCAATTGCTAATCATATAATGTGagtctttctcttctccgaTCCAACCACTTTCATGATGAAATCGATTCCAAAAATCGTAGTTCTGGCGACAAATAAATGGGCCATTGAACAAACATGCATCACCATCTGAACCACACTGTTCGAAGCTATACAGTCAACAGCTTTTTTGTTTTGGATGTCTTGCTGACAGCTTCAAAAGGTAGTTTAGGCAGCCCAAAACAGTTATAACGTTCCTGTCCTGCAATGGTAAGAGTTttcatctttcttcctctgcacCAATCCTTGCATGATGAGAAACATTTTTTTTCagttctgcttctgcaaAAATcttgaagaaaacaaaataCCTTACCAAATCTCCTGATGCAATCTCAATTTGCCCATCTTGTCACCAATGGCACT
Above is a window of Aspergillus puulaauensis MK2 DNA, chromosome 2, nearly complete sequence DNA encoding:
- a CDS encoding uncharacterized protein (COG:S;~EggNog:ENOG410PZGG) encodes the protein MPAASLPDAGLMFLYLCLVNSDMTKINYEAVGAAAGLKVPAARMRYSRLKKQIESGLVDGKLNLGAGAGEQEDDDEDMAEPATPSPSKKRKVAPKAGSARKKVKAKEKDSQLDNAEENLEDGGAGFVKDEEMSDA
- a CDS encoding GrpB family protein (COG:S;~EggNog:ENOG410PWSS;~InterPro:IPR043519,IPR007344;~PFAM:PF04229): MKVAIQPYDPDWPLKFREIQAQLFDILHKVDIISIEHVGSTSIPSLMAKPVLDIDIIIPISSLEAARSALKGAKYYDCGEMNVPGRFAFRQPGYGKLDAAHGRGRNGELRYNTYLMIQGCVALRNHLDAKRVLLENQDLREEYASVKNKLKETEFENIGQYASGKTDILCKILRTAGWSEEDLDPVIKANS
- the MTR3 gene encoding 3' exoribonuclease family protein (COG:J;~EggNog:ENOG410PIBF;~InterPro:IPR020568,IPR001247;~PFAM:PF01138), which codes for MTDRRRINGPSGGTRPPVFASSIESTTTTAERPQRQRQPNELRKIFLKTGLIPSASGSSYLEFEPSASLSAARTSPKSLIPPSSSLKLACTVHGPKPLPRSATFSPNLVLTTHVKYAPFAARKRKGHIRDASERDLGVHLETALRGVIVAERWPKSGLDITITILEAEDDRWWADAPDSHDAAWGMMNVLAGCITAASAAISDARIDCLDLVAGGVAAVVADEHADGSTSAPKLMLDTDPAEHRSILSACVVAYMPARDEITELWLKGDNSKAAVGTVDRSLSHETLIDGAVDAARGAHSVLAEAVRESAMRFAGLSNGDST